A window of Papilio machaon chromosome W, ilPapMach1.1, whole genome shotgun sequence genomic DNA:
GCCTAATGTTGCCCGCAGTGAGGGGCCACGTCTCAGTTCCATAGGTCAACACTGGCAACACACACTGGTCGTAGACTTTCGTCTTGAGACACTGCGGTAAGTCTTGGGACGAGAGGATACCCCGTAGCTTCCCGAACGCTGCCCATCCAAGTCGGATTCGGCGATTGACCTCCTTCTCGAAGTctctcttttttatatatatacatgtatattttttttagggtGATCTCGGCCGAGATATTGACTCTTCGAGCCATTCAGGCAGTTTAAAACATTCctgtataaattatgtaaacttCCGAACTTGCACTGAGGTTTCTAAATTCTCGAGTcgtcttttttttatccaGTGTATAACGGATTATATCAAATTCTTCAATtacaacatacatatatgttatGCTAACCACTATTTACTGGTTCAATTAgacaacaaataataattaaactgcAAATAAGTTGGTAGTTACAAAATTGTTGCCGCGCGTGCCGCGTGCTCCCGCGAGCGAAAAAAATGACATTCTCACGGAAGTCTGTGTCACAGACTAAACCATCCAGAAATGCACAGacaaacaataaaagtttCCATAGATTgatttgtttacttaaaattaattttgaaacgattaaattaaaaaaaacatttaagttaaaaataaataaataagtaacacATTAcacgttataattttttttgtatcacattattaatattattatattattcgaTAAACATATACCGGCTGTCATTAACAGCCATTGTAtgccataaaatattttctttgtttaccaatttcaattattatttttaaattcgaatCTGGCCATATTATTTAAGTcaaaaagcattttaaattaaaaaaaaaaacgtaaagcTAGTATCCCgccattttaaattcaaagtatTTTGCCCCATTCAGTAATCGTTAAAACTTatccaaaacatttttatttacaacaatgGATATCGATGATATTACAAAGTTTGCAAATACGGATGATACGGATGCAGACAAGTTACGGGAGAAAGTCACTGAAGAtaaggaaaaaattataaagtcaaAGGTAGGGTTTCGTAAACTGTGAATTTTCACTAccgcaacatttttttaaaaaacattattacatattgacgttcaatatgtttttgtatgttgAACATATACatgatttactttattatttcttcgttgttttacaaaaaaaaaaacacttttaaaattaatcttagctcttattgattaaataaatcttttgaaACGGCAAATGAAGTGATGGTCATTGTCATCAACCATTATAAAGGTTGCTCAAGACACCGCGTACTGGGAATTGAAGGAGAAGTTGCAGCAAGTGCAAGACAACCATGAGAGACTGCAGCAGAACATGGCTGAGGTGCATATGCAGCATGAGGCCGCCAACGCTAAGTACCAGGAAGAGCTGAGACATCGACCTGAGATACTCaacaagtaatttttaattcatagttttttaaaaaaattacaaaaactaaCCCGTTCGGCATAAAAGTCAGAAAGATGACATAATGTTGTCTGAAACATGTTGACTTTTAGAGACCagcaaaatgttgtcttttcgataactttttgccgatgtcattttaaagcaatctcaatgataactaaatgatgacttttcgagaacatatttttttgttaataaaactttaaaaaattttcagatttattgaatttccttaataatcatttttaaaaaacaattctaatttgttactttttcaaaaataaatttggtgttcaattcaaaaataattcgaaattgaaatatacgaaaaattgaattgttagtACTTTTCGCGACAacagcggccattttgttCTATACGGACCTCTCACTCATCCATTAAAGAGTGATTGTTGACAAGCGTGAATTGCATCGTAATTCGTTCGGCATTGCTAAgtggttttattcaattattacaacataaacgtattatttttgacttaacatactggttgaaactataattaatagtatttgtgattcttattattcagttagttatcaagaatttaattgccgaacaaataaacttgtaagtatgaatataggttataaacacatttttttatattttataactaattaaattatttaaaattgttgtaagacGATGCTCgtcgctattttaattaaatgcagtttaaatattttactttttaaaatatttctaactttaaacatttgtatacaattttgttcatttaattcatacattcatacataataaaaaaaaaaaaaacttatcagcatcgtctttgtaaaagtgtcaaataaaatttagaatgcgctaaaatttaatgaatattttcaatttctaatttgatgtttttttaggattcaacacaatatgtaaaagtaagaaactaatgcccgaatactgaaacgttacttaaatatctcctttcgtaagcattgcttacaatttaacagacgtcaaaatttaagtggtatacacaaacgcaaatcaagacatgtaagcgcgtgattccgtaagtagacgtattatttttacgtcatggcaacatcctttgttttcggtcaaagagtgtataaaaaatacttgttctcgattacgttttcttaaaattcactttacgtATCCGTTTCACGCAGCATGGCTTGGACAACCTATAGTTGTAAGACGTATTCATTcccaaatagtaaagaaaataaaaataaaaatactataaatactcaaaaatcaaagaaggttgttaaaaatatcctttctgtttaaattatttttaaataaaaaaataaaaaaaattgaccttACTTTTGTAGAATGGAAAGCATCTGGCGTTTTGTTTTGACAAGTTAACGGCGCGAcgtttaattcatattttgaaagtttgaattaaaattttaataaattttaatatcatcaagaCACTTTTTAAGCAGTTTTGACTAtggaagaaaagaaaaaaagggGATGTAATTACACGACATTTGAAAAAGAGATTCTTTTAAACCTCGTAAACAAGTAAGCattgaaatttgttttaaaattttaatatcatgcCATTCATTACTgtatgaacatatttttttgtagataTAAGGATGTTCTAGAAAATAAGGAGACGAATGCGTctattatttcaaagaaaagaaatagttGGGACTCTGTGTGCCAGCAGTATAACTCCGTAGCTGTGAGTGGCACCAGGACTTGGCAACAACTCCGAcacttatatgaaaatattaagcaACGGTCGAAGAAGAATTTTGCTGAAATCAATGTAGGAAAAGATTATATTGCTCTCAAGCTAAATGTTTAGaacataaatattcaataactattatttatttaatacccaTTAATTTTTAGCGGCttcaattttatgaaaaaactaaggaaattaaaaagaaggcAGCTATGGAtaaagtatgtttattttaatttattataaagtaaaagaatCCATAATAATAAGCTATTCTTTTCATCTTTCcatagaaagaaataagtcTTACTGGTGGTGGTGcttataaaagtaaacttaCAGAACAAGATGCACAAGTTTTAGCTATGGTAGCTACACAAGTGCAGCCTCTGCCCAATGTATATGATGATGCTGCATTATATTTTGGTTAGTGTAGTGTAATGGCTATGGttgatattacagttattacattacattagtATATCTATTCagctattaaaatatgatagaaaagtttttaaaatgtatgtagttTTTGTTTCAACATTGTACAACTGTTGTACATGGTGGTTGTAAATGTTATTGgcaaaaataatagtaactatatatatcaaaatgtttgtttttaggtGATGAAGCAAAAACtagtaatgaaattgaaataagaGCAGCAGATAATTTGCTTATCATTCACACAAACACAGATAATATAAGTGAACTGAGTGGTATGTACATGCAAATAATAATGCAGAATTGggaaataatattatggttttattctttaaaactaTGGCTCGGTTGTTTGGTACAGAGCATATGCAGTATGTATGGTGATCAAATGTTTACTGGTTTGTGTGAATGGTGActtgtgttataaaatcactctacaattttttgaaatcattacttctattattatatttattattaatttccttaatttttttagattctcaaaataaactttcggaGCGAAGCAATAAGCCTTGTACAATTACATCTAATAAATctggtaatttttattacattttcttaaaaataggAATATTCAATTctttaattactaataatttaatatattaattaaaatcattttacagATAACCATGAATTTACCCACTGCCTCACTACAAATGATTTACCTCAAAATGTACCTAATACCAAAACCTCAAATCTCGGTGAATATAATTGACTCTAATCATAGTTTGATtaactaaaactttatttaggTTTTAGAAAtagttattatattgttaaatatatttattgctaaaactttttcaggaaaagtaaaaatcaaaaaaacgATTCTTAAAAGGCATGGTAATGATGTCAAGCAAGCATATTTTAAAGCGAAGCTAAGAAAtgctaatttagaatacagaAATATGATAAGTAGACATAAGTTAGAGATGCAAATTCTTACATTcagattaaataaactaaaatcatttaaaaataaacattcttaGATTGATTCCTACTTTTTGCAAttcttttaacatattaggtccttacatatgaaattggcgttttgtatgggagaaacaaaaagtcgaatattttttaatataatatatttaattaatcaaagtatgaaccattattttctatgcacttttgccatctcataggtagttcattgatccctttactaaaaaaaccagtcggacgggaatcaataaaatctttgaaggcgatttggactgccccatcggagttgaattttttcccttgcaagaagttatccaaatttcgaaaaaaatggtaatctgttggagcacggtccggggagtacggaggatgtcttagactttccaattgaagctcttctaatttagtagccgtctgttgcgcagtgtgtggtctagcgttgtcgtgaagcagcagtggcgtggagcgattgacaagcctaggttgtttagccgctagcttttccatcatggtttgaatttggaattccttaccaaagaggagaaattcgtgattaaagtggccagtacgaaaaacgccaatttcatatgtaaggacctaatattttaagGTTTAACACTGATTTTATCATATCCTTTTAATGAAAGCCATGGAAAATTAAAGtttgatttgtaaaaataaaggaaagtTCAAAAAGAGAAATGTGTGTTAATTAATGTTGTCCTAACAATAAAGTTTTGATTGGACTGGATGCTGATAGGTTGATCTACAGACTCCTCTGTAATGTTATCTGTGTCCTCCTCTAACACTGCATCATTCTGTGAAAGTGCAATATTGTGTAAAACTGCACATGCTACGATGACAGGTGgaacattttttaacttcaGTCCCATGCCAACTTGAAGACATGGAAAccttctttttaatataccaAAAAGCCTTTCAATTGGGTTTCTCGTTTTGATTTGTGCGTTATTGTATGCTTCTTCAGCATGCGTTCGTGGATTTAATAGTGGCGTTAATAGGTAGGGTCGACATGGGTAGCCACTATCTCCAACAAGTACCATTGCGCCAAAATCTCCACGCTCAAATTGAGCACATAAAGGGgaatcattaaaaattgtgCTATCATGCACAGAACCAGGCCATCTGGCAATAATGTTTCTTATCACTAAATTGGAGTCGCACACTACTTGCACATTAAGTGAAAAGTATCCTTTTCTATTCCGGAACAATTCTGAATTAGATCCTCctaaaagtaaacataaacATGAGTTTTTCTcaccttttaaaataaacactttttcATCTAGTAACAATTAGTAGTTATAGGTGAATATATACCtggtgaatttatttttatatgagtgCAGTCTACTGCCCCCACTACTCTGGGAAACCCAGCAATTGAGTAAAACCTGTAAGACATAATACAATTAACGATTGAAGAAAAGTTCGGAGCAGGCCGAAGCGGGCGCAGACAAATGTCGCTACAAACCTATTTGCGATTCCGATATATTCTCGTTCAGtcggcatttttatataaatactttttaactcCGCTATCTTTGATGTTATCCTATGCACGATTCTATTTACTGTTGCTTGTTCAACATTGAATGTATCCCCTATCACTCGTTGGTAGCTGCCTGTCGCATAAAAACGTAAGGCAATTAGAATTTGGTCTTTTGAACTCAACGCTCTGTTCCGTCTTGTCAAAGGCTCGATACTTTTTCCAAATATGGAGtccaaatataaaacagtttcTTTCGATAAGCGAAACCTTGAACGAAACTCTGCATCCGTGTATTTTTCAAAcgcattaattttctttaagtttCGCCGACACACGCTAGGCCTCTCATTGTCCGAAAgcgatgataatgatgaaaccgacatgttaacaccttagattttcacttttaagaTAGCTCGCGACCACTCTTAAATTGTTGGCGTACTTAAGTCGACATGACAGTTCTTTTGACAGCAAAATGTCGTTGAGTGACGATCCAGTataagaaatgtgatattgAGTGGCCTTTAAGCATGGTACGACTTGAGTGGCATCAAAGTTGAGATGCGTCTTTAACTGACTTACGAAAATTCCATATTGGAGTTTAAGCgtggtcttataatttaagacgctcttacatatttaagtgacgtttcagtattcgggcataAAAGTAGAAAGAGGATAATATCATCGTCAAGTTCTTCTGATAATGAgggtatgtaacaaataaagttgttcaattatatataattattttgttccttattaataaaacactttattttcagatagcggaataaataatataccaatGCCACCTGCCACGTACGTGAGCCAAAAGGATCAGCAACCACcaccaacatttaaaactcctatatcattacttgagccgtaaaagtatttataattttaataataagattatttatattggtatgtcatatcgttattattcattgtgttatcaaataaacaataattaagcCTATTTACCAtgtcgattttaattttacactagcctcttaattttaacataaaaacgttaactttatgaaaatgttatctttctgatatctttttaatgatcTCTAAAAGATGGCGCTAGATGGCTCATAAGAgagctttatgttaactttttgGTTATAATTTCTGATATCAGATcttgaataatgttaacattaagagAACTTTATGCTATCTTCTTGCCGAACGGGAAGCGAAGacgatttatttcataatctaTCTTTCCTGGTTCTTTACACCTTCCTTCAGGTTCTTCAGGTTGACATAATGGGAAGCATTAATTCCTTTGTATGCTAAGTATTTATATCGCGGTCGTGCAGACTGTCATTCACGCGTAAGATCTGCGACGTGCTGCAAGAGTCGAGCGAGCGGCTGCAGGAGACGCTGTCGCGCTGCAAGGCGGACGGCGCCACACTGTACACAGCATTCAACAGCTCCGCGGAGCAGCTACGGGAGATGCGCCATAAGCAGGTGCAGCAGGACGAGAAGGTCAAACATCAAGTTGAAGGCCTGCAAGAGAAAGGTTTCATTTCTGGAATATATCTTGATAGTTTAACAACTTGCATAGAGAGTCTGCTCCGCATAGGGACCGCGATTGgggatacaaaaaaataaattcggaATCATTGCGGtaaatttatatgataaaatttaaaggttatatactataaaaacaatgttttaaaatacgtgAAGTGTCGCTGTCGAGCAACCACTCCAGCGAGCTGGTTGAATACCTGACGAGCGCGAAGCAGCAGGTGGATGGTGAGCTAACGGAAGTGCGCGCGCAGCTCGCGACCGCTAACGCCCGCAACAACGACCTGCTCACCGCCCTCGGTGATAGCAACAGGGAAATAGACAGGCACAAATATGAGACGGACAGGGTAAGGATGttgatttcatataatttcataatttgttttcctttacgtagtaaaatatatacatgatTATAGAAAGATGATATGATAACGCATCTTCAACGTGAAATGAAGAGACACGAAGATGAATACAACATCCAAACCAGCAACGCGAACAAAACCCTCGCACAGAAAGATAAAGAGTGAGTCcttaataagtattatttacttattcatAAGCATAAATTCGGATTTCTTTATGTAGTCTTGGGAAACGGTCCAGTTTATTGCTAAAGTACAATTTCAAGTTGGAGTCATGGCCGaccgtcggtggctcaggggtgcatgtcctgggttcgaatcccgccatgtaccaatgtgtttttcgattttcgatttacataagtacatttatctgacgttcttacgttgaaggaaaacagcgtgatgctgcacatatctgagacgaaattcaatgatatgtgtgaagtcaacccgcacttggctgtggttgactatgtcctagtcacccctaacttatggtaggctccgagcccctcagtgggtctattgagctgatgatgacaaTTTCAGGATTCAAGAAGCAATAGATGCTGTTCAATCTCTCAAGCAAGCGTTGATGAACCAAGAACAATTTATAAAGAGCGTGAGCGACGAGAGAAACTCACTGCAAGAAAAggttagatatttattttataagtatgtatatatttttaactaagtttgcaaataaattgcgagaaagattttaaaaacaataaagcaCACTTGGTTAATGACAGATTTAGGCGTCGGCCGTCTCAAATATACGTTTAAAAAACCAAAGAGAGGTAGATTACCGATTCTAATCCTATCTATTCAGGGTCGTCTGCAGCAGACTATCCAAGACATGCAGAAAACAGACAACGTGGAGAAGAAGTTGACCGGCCGGCGCTGGCCGCCCCCTAAGGAACATTTCGTCCTCGAGCTCGACGATAACGCCGTCATGATGACCCCCCCTCGCGCGGTCGGCTTTAATACATATACTGCAGCACTCATAGTCGTTAATTGATCCCTAATAGAGACACTTATTAAAGACTACTTATAATCTACACAAATGTGGATCCTTAACGACTTACATTCACTTAAGTATTTCTACATCATACACTAGTATTTCAAGTATTCCAACAGCAAACGTTgccattttttattagaaagtaGCAAGGCAAGAAACTGTTGGAAAAAGGCTGGAGCTGACGCCACCCGCCGCCTCGTCCACTGTGCCTACCGCGCCCACCGCGCTCACCGCGCCCACCGCGCCCACCGCGCCCATGGCTGCCTGGAGTCCCGatagtttgtttaaaatcttttcCGACTCTAGCTCTGATGACGATACACTAAACGTAAGTCAAAATACtatgtaatattaacaaatctcAAGCGTATAACATATCTGCAGAGCTAATGCTGCCTAatcttagtcctctttctA
This region includes:
- the LOC123723091 gene encoding kinesin-like protein KIN-14P, producing MDIDDITKFANTDDTDADKLREKVTEDKEKIIKSKVAQDTAYWELKEKLQQVQDNHERLQQNMAEVHMQHEAANAKYQEELRHRPEILNKLSFTRKICDVLQESSERLQETLSRCKADGATLYTAFNSSAEQLREMRHKQVQQDEKVKHQVEGLQEKVSLSSNHSSELVEYLTSAKQQVDGELTEVRAQLATANARNNDLLTALGDSNREIDRHKYETDRKDDMITHLQREMKRHEDEYNIQTSNANKTLAQKDKEIQEAIDAVQSLKQALMNQEQFIKSVSDERNSLQEKGRLQQTIQDMQKTDNVEKKLTGRRWPPPKEHFVLELDDNAVMMTPPRAKVARQETVGKRLELTPPAASSTVPTAPTALTAPTAPTAPMAAWSPDSLFKIFSDSSSDDDTLNETAVKRCFAALSRGETLSRAQMATLKKRPNRIEPRNQIQKQQMPQEIVSNAKEDTAKSRPRKFFKHKRLETKK
- the LOC106719333 gene encoding putative nuclease HARBI1, giving the protein MSVSSLSSLSDNERPSVCRRNLKKINAFEKYTDAEFRSRFRLSKETVLYLDSIFGKSIEPLTRRNRALSSKDQILIALRFYATGSYQRVIGDTFNVEQATVNRIVHRITSKIAELKSIYIKMPTEREYIGIANRFYSIAGFPRVVGAVDCTHIKINSPGGSNSELFRNRKGYFSLNVQVVCDSNLVIRNIIARWPGSVHDSTIFNDSPLCAQFERGDFGAMVLVGDSGYPCRPYLLTPLLNPRTHAEEAYNNAQIKTRNPIERLFGILKRRFPCLQVGMGLKLKNVPPVIVACAVLHNIALSQNDAVLEEDTDNITEESVDQPISIQSNQNFIVRTTLINTHFSF